In Gadus morhua chromosome 2, gadMor3.0, whole genome shotgun sequence, the DNA window TCTGAAAGTTGCCGGTTCGCTGCCGTGTCTCAGAACACgactacagccaatcagtttgccTTTGCGCTCACATCGATCCTTATGCAATTCACAGGGTATTGTAATATTATACAGTCTATCTatggcagggatgggcaactttcatgataaagagggccacattttttatcataaccatcggagggccacatgactgcacacttcaactaaacgtgagctgagagaagctacataattttgaatttggtagatgatttccagtattctggtgcattttggcgatggccactacctaaaaaatcgtccagaatcataacctatgtacggtatgttaattgaaccaacatacattaatttcatgttttccatgctcaaacagccacatgaatggtcagtatttttatcagtgcaaagggctcacatacatcatcattcaatgaagtcaaaaaactgaaaaacagtggcccaacattaagtgcaacaactcaatgaactcaaacccaacaaacagttgtagtagttgtagtggcgacttaagtggatctttaatgactgatatcgcttctaagcaaactagacgcatgggtttacctttgaattctatgaattcttctcatctttcttgaacgagttttctgtaactcgatcaataattattattattataaatttttttttttttttttttttataattatgtgCGGGCTGAGTGGGCATGCGGGCCGCGGGCCGCATGCCCGCGGGTCGCGGGCCGCatgtggcccgcgggccgccagttgcccatccctgatctatGGTATGGTATCAATAGCTAATCAGTGGCAAAGAAGAATtgaaagtccgcgtcgatgcctcgcaagtccagtgtcgcgagtggacgttgccatgacatctacaAATCATAGGtctaccgtatttaatgggtaaTGTGTATGGTTGATTATaaggtaggcctatgtatatatatatatatatattataatgtatattaatatatatatggtttgaATATAACTtgtgaataatattgtatgaATACTTATTATAATTATGCACGTCTTGAGCCATCTGTCGGAACGTGTCCGTGCCGCTTCCAGTGGGGATTGCAGTACGGAACACAGCCGCTTCGCTGCCGTGGCGCTTCCGTGCCGATTCCGGTGGAAATTGGCCTTTAGTCCGGTGTTAGTTAGTTTGCGTATCAATAGGTGcatttccatccccctgattttgcgaactttgaagtatcgaatcagtaaacggtgatggaaaaaCCAAAATTTGCATcgaaatcctctaattcgcaaaaaagtttatccgctcgcttgaggtggtttttgagaaatgcgaaagagtaAATTcacaaaatgggagatggaaacacacttttcgaaacagctatgacgtagcgaactttgaacacacaggactgacagtctttccgatttccgcataacgaccggccatatgcaaccctgccgacatcaacgtgtaacgtcatcatcCTATTGTGCTCTCCCATACGTAAGGCACTCGACGTCGTcctcgtatttcccttgctaccGCTGTGTACATTGCAATTTCTCTATTTCTTTCGTCTCCGGATGGAAGTTAAAATAGCCAATGACAACTTCACTGAAAGGACAGTTATGACTTGCCCAAGGGAAACCAATTGCTGCTgaattcctctctccatgttTGTTGTAACTCTTCTCCATTGGCGGACTTACCGctttttgatacatttgttaCAGCTTTTCTAGTTCTACCATTTATTACAGCCACATATCGGCATAAATTTTTTGCCTACAGCACCACCTCCAGGCAGAACTAGGATAGGtacccgctccaaccacttgatggaaacacacctaattcaaattactttttggcgaactttctaaagattcgcatcaccttttagatggaaacgcagctaatTAAATTATAATTCCAGCGGAACAGGTTGGTGCCGAAGCCCAAAGGTCGTCCTGGAACTACCGGCTGTTCTGGAACTCTCCAGAActcacagagggggagggaaggccAGCCCTCCCCCTTTATCTGACCGATTAAAGcaatctgtccgtctgtccgacTCTGTGCTGTCCAGGAGCCAGCGGGCCAAAGTTCTGTTATGCACTGACTAGCATAGATTCACAGTCCGAGTGTATCACAGAACTTGGACCAGGTACTCACAACTTCACAACAATGACCAATTGGACCCAGCCCAGGGGGGGATGAGGACTGATGTATAGGGGTTGTAAAGGACGAcagcagggaggaagaggaatgtTGTGAAGCGATGCTATTGGGGAGGGTTGGATACCATTGGATGAGAATTGGATACCACTTGTCTAAAGGGTGCaatctctctgacacacacacacacacacacacacacacacacacacacacacacacacacacacacacacacacacacacacacacacacacacacacacacacacacacacccaaggcCTATATATAAAAGGTAGATACTTGTGAAATATTGCCTATTGCGTCCACACTGGGTGGTGGACACACTGTCACAGAACTCGCCAAACAGCATTCCCAATGTGTGGAACTTCAGAGAGATTTCAGCACTTTGAGGTTTCAAGGCATTATAGTCACCTGATCCACAGACCTGACCTCCCCTCAGGGATGCTCCAATTTgtgaacatttgtgtgtgtgtgtgtgcgcgtgcgtgcgtgcgtgcgtgcgtgcgtgcgtgtgtgtgtgtgtgtgcgtgtgtataacTGCGTAAAAGATTAGTTCTTGGATATATTACCCTCTTTCCATTGAGAATAACAGGTAGAACTTGACAAGGTTACATAAGCAAAATTATCGCCTTGATAAGTTTATTTCCATCAAAGCCATTCAAGGGCACAACATGGCATCAGGCCTTGATGTGTACAGTGTGATGGAGAAAGAGTTATAGATTGCTataccaaaaagaaaaaaacgaaaccgCCGATTTAACTTTAATTGTCCATCTACCActttttgtcagtgtgtgtctgtcaacaTGTTTCATCTGGATGCAGGGTTTAGGGCAGACCAATTGGATTTAAGAGAGATTGGTCTcccattccattggccaaatggAACTAGtacacacactccacccccTCAACAGCACACTGCTCTCTCCCAGAGGAAAATCAATGAAATATAGAAACTGGCAAATGAAAACGAGTCCAACATTAGAACAGTCATCGAGATCTGCCAAAGTTGAGTCACGCACACTGGTCTACCATTCTTATTTTAAGATCACACCAAAAAATCGTGTTTCATTGTTAGAGCTGAACAAGAGTTCCTATTTCCGCCATAATATGTATGTGCATAATTGTGAATATGAAAATGCATCATATTTGGACGATTGGCCAGCACTAATGAACATGCTCTCATGTAACGATAGCTTTTTTGTTTCTCGGGGCGTGTTTGTCTAGTTTGTTCTCAGGGACACCAGCCGACTGTTGGTAATATAACCGAGGGCACCTGTGGAGCGCTGGACACGGTAGAGAGTGGAGGCCGACCGTGTGTTACAAATAGAGAGAGTGGAAAAATGTTAGGGAGCAAGGAAAAAAGTTAAGCAATAAAAGAAAAGTTATAATAGAAGTAGGCTATACGGAGAAATAGAGGAGAGTTGAGGAAAGAGGAGACattcaataataatattaataaaatgcTAACGCGATAACGATGGGACAGGTGAAAATACGGGCGGAAAAGGATAGGATACGTGGATCATTGGAAAGAAAgataaaacattcacaaaaaccgatggaacgagagagagagagagagagagagagagagagagagagagagagagagagagagagagagagagagagagagagagagagagagaaaaaatggtGCGCGCTGCAGGAACGGAGagcccaggagagagagaacagtggACGTGGCACCTCCTGGCTACACGTCGACCGATTTTGACACGCATGTCAGTGCGACCTGTGTCCGCTTCGCATTGGCCTAGGATCTTAAACGAAGTGTGTTTTGCGAAAGTCTGtagaaaaaaactttttattACGCAAGATACTTGTTTAATCAAAGAATGAGGCACATAACTCGGTTGCACTGTCATAGAGACCAGCTGTGTGGGCTACTCATTTACATACACCAATCTTAACTGGCCAAACACTTTTGTAACAAACGTTGTGTACAGTACGACTGCATAACTTGTGGCTAAAATTGAACAATAGACGTTAGGGCTGTACATGTTCTATGGAAACACATCTCTTTAGGCAATCTGAAAGATACAATAGATCCGCAGTCGTTCCCTCCTATACCCTACCAAAATTGTCGGGAGGCAACAAATggcgcactgacacacacactgaacaggAAAATACAGTAAACATCAGACATGAACAATACAACAACCTCGTGTAAGACGGTGCGTTGGCTGTCTTGTTCGTTAAAGCATAGGCAAAATCTCAGTGTGATCGACGGTCGCTTACCATGGACATGGAATCCATCGCGTCTGTGTTCGCTGTTGACGTGGACAGGTCTGAGCTGTCATCCTAGTAGTGCCGCTGCGCGAGCGCGTTTACGCAGCCAACCGGATAGCACGCAGGCGCAGCGGCAGCCGGTAGAAGAGCTCCAGCTCAGCGGCTGTACTTTCAAAGTAAAAGACATACAATCAGGCTTACGGGTGAAATGCAACATCTTTCTGATATATGCAGATGTATTGCCAATATTTGAACAGCGTGGGCCATATGATCTCGAGGCAGTAGTGAcaaaatgagggggggggggggggcgacgacTGTACTTGATCCTTCGGTCTGCATTGAAACTACAGACCTCACCAGCCTTTAGCAATAAAAGCCCCTGTGACTACTGACTAACTTAAAACTAATAGCGGCGGAAACAATCTAATTAAATACGTATGAaggataaaataattatttacaCAATGTTTGATTCGGtatcatttatatttgtttaaatgTCCTGTCGTTGAACTCGCTGGAGTCCTAATGCGTAATAACCAAGCAACTTTAAGGCTCTCGAACCTACATTAAAAGGCCGAATACAGAGGTTTGCAGTCTGACTGTTATCATTTTGCAAAATGCAAGACGTCCAGCCACCACCCCTCCGCACCCTGGATGATTTTCTGCTGGGTTCGGCCCGCTTTGCCATTCCCGATTTCCGTAACTTGGAACGATGGAACAATCGAATAGTCAACAACTTATTGTACTATCAGActaattattttgtttcagcGTTGAGCTTTCTGGTCATTCCTGGGTGAGTTGTGACGCTGTCATTCCCCTTTCTCACGCTCTCTTCGCGAACCCACTAGAAATTGTAAATGGATATAGGCCTAAATGCATGCCATAATAGTATAAatattatctatctatatatatatagatatatatatgttgaaCTTCATAgcgcaatacaatacaataatctCTACTTTATATTACAGGATGTTGCACCGAAAAGTGCAGCATTTTCCCTTAACAAAGTAGGCCTACCCCCATAATAAACTACAATACCAAACTAAAAAGCAATTGTTGCGTATGGTACTGGATTGGGTTTTCAAGTGGGTATTAAACTGCTCAACGACTGTTCAACGGTATATTCAAGTAGAGTAATTGCTAAATCAAAACAACTAACATGAATTAAGTAGACCTGGCCTttcacacacatctctctcttcaATGCAGCGTTTCTCAATATTGCTCATTGTTTCTTTACAGCTTTTTCTGGCTCTTCCAATTGGTCCTGGAgacgacggtggtggtggttttgtttgtggGCTTCGTCTGGGCTGCTGAGAACCATGCTCTCCTTCGCCGTTTCCGTAGAAACCACCCTTCGTTTTGCCTTCTAGCCATACTTTTGGCCAGTTACATTATTTTGTCACTGCTGGGGAGTGTGTCTATATTCCTGTTTGGGATAGTCTTCCCTATACTctgtaagaacacacacgcacgcactgtttttgtgtttgtctaaATATGTCCATGTCTCTTCTCTATTGTGTGTCCATAGTCTGTAACCCTCCGGGACTACATATATCTCAATCTATGAGGTCTAATTACACAAAAATTACATCTCTGTAGCCTCCATCCCCTCTTCCTGACTGCATCCTCGTGTCtcaaaaacaacatttctcATGGCCGCCCACTAATCCTTTCATCTGCCTCTCCCTTGCTCTTCTGCCCatttctctttcactccctctattctctctctttgtcttcctcacactccttctctcactgtgttgctctgtgtcggcttctctgtccctttctctggctctctcctcccatcggtcatgctctctcacttcctctccgtCTCGTCCCTCCAGTGGTGGTGGTCCATGCTTCGCTGCGACTGCGGAACCTAAAGAACAAGGTGGAGAACAAGC includes these proteins:
- the praf2 gene encoding PRA1 family protein 2, whose protein sequence is MQDVQPPPLRTLDDFLLGSARFAIPDFRNLERWNNRIVNNLLYYQTNYFVSALSFLVIPGFFWLFQLVLETTVVVVLFVGFVWAAENHALLRRFRRNHPSFCLLAILLASYIILSLLGSVSIFLFGIVFPILLVVVHASLRLRNLKNKVENKLESIGLKRSPMGLMLEALGQEQEAGS